The proteins below are encoded in one region of Streptomyces sp. NBC_00490:
- a CDS encoding tyrosine-protein phosphatase — protein MDRHVRFDALHNVRDLGGYRAADGRRIRPRRLYRADSLGKLTRDTPDWSRFLSLGIRTVIDLRHDWEIEARGRIPRDDSFTYHHLSIEHRPYNQAALGPDIDPGPYLAERFMEVAEDGTKEIRQALELVAESAQSDTPLAFHCASGKDRTGELAALILSLLGVDERTIIEDFSLTELATASLLADWRARNEGRTPTWPAFARAPESVMRLFLRSLNSRYGSVEGYVTKALGLDAEALTAKLRDNLLEPAPSTWAPLTYRRATPADAMTLVHLRDSVSLWMLARGIDQWKPQEKTEAHFLTRMQEGEVWLAHTGDTLAGAYELWWTDEAAWGPHPSDAGYIHRLMTTPHTAPPHTGRQLLTHAESRITQSARPYARLDCLSTNPRLRTYYESAGYTVVGEQPTKDGGLGSPYAVTLLEKALR, from the coding sequence GTGGACAGACACGTACGCTTCGACGCCCTGCACAACGTCCGCGATCTCGGCGGCTACCGGGCCGCCGACGGCCGCAGGATCCGCCCGCGAAGGCTCTACCGCGCCGACTCCCTGGGCAAGTTGACCCGTGACACCCCGGACTGGTCCCGCTTCCTCTCCCTGGGCATCCGCACGGTGATCGACCTGCGCCACGACTGGGAGATCGAGGCCAGGGGCCGCATCCCGCGGGACGACTCCTTCACCTACCACCACCTCAGCATCGAGCACCGCCCCTACAACCAGGCGGCGTTGGGCCCCGACATCGACCCCGGCCCCTACCTCGCCGAACGCTTCATGGAAGTCGCCGAGGACGGCACGAAGGAAATCCGCCAGGCCCTGGAACTGGTCGCGGAATCAGCGCAGTCCGACACCCCCCTGGCCTTCCACTGCGCATCCGGCAAGGACCGCACGGGCGAACTGGCAGCCCTGATCCTCTCCTTGCTCGGCGTCGACGAGCGCACGATCATCGAGGACTTCAGCCTCACGGAACTGGCCACCGCGTCCCTCCTGGCGGACTGGCGGGCGAGGAACGAGGGCAGAACCCCGACCTGGCCGGCCTTCGCCCGCGCCCCCGAGTCGGTGATGCGCCTGTTCCTGCGATCCCTCAACTCGCGCTACGGCTCGGTGGAGGGCTACGTCACGAAGGCCCTGGGCCTGGACGCCGAAGCCCTCACCGCAAAGCTCCGCGACAACCTCCTGGAACCGGCCCCGTCGACCTGGGCGCCCCTCACCTACCGAAGGGCGACCCCGGCGGACGCGATGACCCTGGTCCACCTGCGCGACTCGGTCTCCCTGTGGATGCTGGCCAGAGGAATCGACCAGTGGAAGCCCCAGGAGAAGACCGAGGCCCACTTCCTCACCCGCATGCAGGAGGGCGAGGTCTGGCTGGCCCACACAGGCGACACCCTGGCCGGCGCCTACGAACTCTGGTGGACCGACGAGGCGGCCTGGGGCCCCCACCCCTCCGACGCCGGCTACATCCACCGCCTGATGACAACCCCCCACACGGCCCCGCCCCACACCGGCCGCCAACTCCTGACCCACGCGGAATCCCGCATCACACAGTCCGCCCGCCCCTACGCCCGCCTGGACTGCCTGTCCACCAACCCCCGCCTCCGCACGTACTACGAGTCCGCGGGCTACACGGTCGTAGGCGAACAGCCCACAAAGGACGGCGGCTTGGGCAGCCCGTACGCGGTGACCTTGCTGGAGAAGGCACTCCGGTGA
- a CDS encoding DUF3558 family protein, with protein sequence MSEGTMQRAAQRDQGGKRAGRLSRVLLGAAAVPVMLVAAGCSSDSGSDDAGSKESAAGAGASASVSASPTVQAATYASLPDPCDTLSKGTLGDLVPKAPKSGKQGKSDDVATRGSCSWSSLDNNGVKGSQFRWLNVSLLRFDSDVTRGEGDKLAQEYFDKQVQDAQSVDGAKNAKTAPVTGTGEAATLVTYDLKKKEGSFKQQTLVTRVENVVVTVDYNGAGLAGEKTPSADSLAKLVKKAAKEAVAAVAKANAGGGTGAGGAASPSPSESASKSASKSPSASPSKSASPSKSAAKKS encoded by the coding sequence ATGAGTGAAGGAACCATGCAGCGAGCAGCACAGCGAGACCAGGGTGGGAAGCGAGCGGGGCGCCTGAGCCGGGTACTTCTCGGCGCGGCGGCAGTCCCGGTGATGCTGGTGGCGGCCGGCTGTTCCTCGGACTCCGGCTCGGACGACGCCGGGAGCAAGGAGTCCGCCGCCGGCGCCGGTGCCTCCGCGTCCGTGAGCGCGTCGCCGACGGTGCAGGCGGCGACGTATGCCTCGCTTCCCGACCCGTGCGACACCCTGTCCAAGGGCACGTTGGGCGATCTCGTACCGAAGGCGCCCAAGTCCGGCAAGCAGGGCAAGTCGGATGATGTGGCGACGCGGGGCAGTTGCTCCTGGTCGAGCCTCGACAACAACGGCGTCAAGGGCTCCCAGTTCCGCTGGCTGAACGTCTCGTTGCTCCGTTTCGACTCGGACGTCACGCGCGGCGAGGGCGACAAGCTGGCGCAGGAGTACTTCGACAAGCAGGTCCAGGACGCCCAGTCGGTGGACGGCGCGAAGAACGCGAAGACGGCGCCGGTCACCGGTACGGGCGAGGCGGCGACGCTGGTGACCTACGACCTCAAGAAGAAGGAAGGCTCCTTCAAGCAGCAGACGCTGGTCACGCGCGTCGAGAACGTCGTGGTCACCGTCGACTACAACGGGGCGGGTCTGGCGGGCGAGAAGACGCCGAGCGCGGACAGCCTGGCCAAGCTGGTGAAGAAGGCGGCCAAGGAGGCGGTGGCCGCGGTGGCGAAGGCGAACGCGGGCGGCGGCACGGGTGCGGGGGGCGCGGCGAGTCCGTCTCCGTCCGAGTCGGCGTCGAAGTCGGCCTCCAAGTCGCCCTCGGCGTCCCCGTCGAAGTCCGCATCTCCGTCCAAGTCGGCTGCGAAGAAGAGCTGA
- a CDS encoding NADP-dependent oxidoreductase has protein sequence MRAVVVNAFGGPEAVEVVEAEVPEPAARQIRIKVAAATLNPVDAGVRQGVFGGAGKQLGLGWDVAGTVDAVGVATAWNVGDEVVGLDYGMVAPLGTHAEYVVLDTDAVARAPRTVDAVHAATLPLNALTAVQALDLAELTEGQSLLVTGAAGAVGGFVIQLASRRGISVTGLAREGDEELVRSLGAAHFTSGAVEAGAFDGVLDAAVLGEAALEWVRDGGVYVGVIPQAQPASVRGVRTVAVEVSADGARLGELVGLVEEGVLTLRVAETFPLEEAVKAHVRLAEGGVRGRVVLVPGA, from the coding sequence ATGCGTGCTGTTGTGGTGAACGCGTTCGGTGGGCCCGAGGCCGTGGAGGTCGTGGAGGCCGAGGTGCCCGAGCCCGCCGCGCGACAGATTCGGATCAAGGTGGCGGCGGCCACGCTGAACCCGGTGGACGCGGGGGTGCGGCAGGGCGTCTTCGGGGGCGCGGGCAAGCAGCTCGGGCTCGGGTGGGACGTCGCCGGGACGGTGGACGCCGTCGGGGTCGCGACCGCGTGGAACGTGGGGGACGAGGTGGTCGGGCTCGACTACGGCATGGTCGCGCCGCTGGGCACGCACGCCGAGTACGTCGTCCTGGACACGGACGCGGTCGCGCGGGCGCCGAGGACGGTCGACGCCGTACACGCGGCGACGCTTCCGCTGAACGCCCTGACCGCCGTACAGGCCCTGGATCTAGCGGAGTTGACGGAGGGGCAGTCCCTGCTGGTGACCGGTGCGGCGGGTGCGGTCGGGGGGTTCGTCATCCAGCTCGCCTCCCGGCGGGGGATTTCGGTGACCGGGCTCGCGCGGGAGGGGGACGAGGAGCTCGTACGGTCCCTGGGGGCCGCCCACTTCACTTCCGGTGCGGTGGAGGCGGGGGCCTTCGACGGCGTACTGGACGCGGCGGTGCTGGGGGAGGCGGCGCTGGAGTGGGTGCGGGACGGGGGTGTGTATGTCGGGGTCATTCCGCAGGCTCAGCCGGCGTCGGTGCGGGGAGTTCGGACGGTGGCCGTCGAGGTGAGTGCGGATGGGGCGCGGCTCGGTGAGCTGGTCGGGTTGGTCGAGGAGGGGGTGCTGACGTTGCGGGTGGCGGAGACGTTTCCGTTGGAGGAGGCGGTGAAGGCGCATGTGCGGCTCGCCGAGGGTGGGGTGCGGGGGCGGGTGGTGTTGGTGCCGGGCGCCTAG
- the lysS gene encoding lysine--tRNA ligase codes for MGAPAVDRTGCFRRERRTCPVAQSTETTDWVSRFADEVIEESERRAPGKPVVVASGLSPSGPIHLGNLREVMTPHLVADEIRRRGLQVRHLISWDDYDRYRKVPAGIVGVDESWAEHIGKPLTSVPAPKGSAYPNWAEHFKAAMVEALGELGVEFDGISQTAQYTSGVYREQILHAMKHRGDIDAILEQYRTKKAPPKKQQKPLDEAELEAAEGSGAADEDDGSSGSAGYFPYKPYCGNCEKDLTTVTAYDDDSTELTYTCDVCGFSETVRLNEFNRGKLVWKVDWPMRWAYEGVVFEPSGVDHSSPGSSFQVGGQIVGIFGGKQPIGPMYAFVGISGMAKMSSSKGGVPTPGDALQIMEPQLLRWLYARRRPNQSFKIAFDQEIQRLYDEWDKLDAKVADGSALPADIAAHARAVRTAGGELPRTARPLPYRTLASVADITAGHADQALRILSELDPSNPLGSLDEARPRYDKAEAWINTHVPADQRTIVRDEPDVELLKSLDEASAQSLRLLLDGLAEHWSLDGLTHLVYGVPKVQAGFSADATPKELPPEIKTAQRTFFALLYHLLVGRDTGPRLPTLLLAVGQERVRTLLGA; via the coding sequence ATGGGTGCGCCAGCCGTAGACCGTACCGGCTGCTTCAGGAGAGAAAGAAGGACGTGCCCCGTGGCTCAGAGCACCGAGACCACCGACTGGGTCTCCCGTTTCGCGGATGAGGTCATCGAGGAGTCGGAGCGTCGGGCCCCGGGCAAACCGGTCGTCGTCGCGTCCGGGCTGTCCCCCTCGGGGCCGATCCACCTCGGGAACCTGCGCGAGGTCATGACCCCGCACCTGGTCGCCGACGAGATCCGGCGCCGGGGCCTCCAGGTCCGGCACCTCATCTCCTGGGACGACTACGACCGTTACCGCAAGGTGCCGGCCGGCATCGTGGGCGTCGACGAGTCCTGGGCCGAGCACATCGGCAAGCCGCTGACCTCCGTGCCCGCGCCGAAGGGCTCGGCGTACCCGAACTGGGCCGAGCACTTCAAGGCCGCCATGGTCGAGGCGCTCGGCGAGCTCGGGGTCGAGTTCGACGGGATCAGCCAGACCGCGCAGTACACCTCCGGGGTGTACCGCGAGCAGATCCTGCACGCCATGAAGCACCGCGGTGACATCGACGCGATCCTCGAGCAGTACCGGACGAAGAAGGCGCCCCCGAAGAAGCAGCAGAAGCCCCTCGACGAGGCCGAGCTGGAGGCCGCGGAGGGGTCGGGAGCGGCGGACGAGGACGACGGCTCCTCCGGCAGCGCAGGCTACTTCCCGTACAAGCCGTACTGCGGCAACTGCGAGAAGGACCTGACGACCGTCACGGCGTACGACGACGACAGCACCGAGCTGACGTACACCTGCGACGTCTGCGGCTTCTCCGAGACCGTGCGGCTCAACGAGTTCAACCGCGGCAAGCTGGTCTGGAAGGTCGACTGGCCGATGCGGTGGGCGTACGAGGGTGTCGTCTTCGAGCCGAGCGGTGTCGACCACTCGTCCCCGGGGTCCTCCTTCCAGGTCGGCGGGCAGATCGTCGGGATCTTCGGCGGGAAGCAGCCCATCGGGCCCATGTACGCCTTCGTGGGGATCTCCGGGATGGCGAAGATGTCGTCGTCCAAGGGCGGTGTGCCCACGCCCGGCGACGCGCTCCAGATCATGGAGCCGCAGCTGCTGCGCTGGCTCTACGCCCGGCGCCGCCCCAACCAGTCCTTCAAGATCGCCTTCGACCAGGAGATCCAGCGGCTCTACGACGAGTGGGACAAGCTGGACGCCAAGGTCGCGGACGGCTCCGCGCTCCCCGCCGACATCGCCGCACACGCGCGTGCGGTGCGCACGGCAGGCGGCGAGCTGCCCCGCACGGCCCGGCCGCTGCCGTACCGGACCCTCGCGTCCGTCGCGGACATCACCGCCGGGCACGCGGACCAGGCGCTGCGGATCCTGTCCGAGCTCGACCCCTCGAACCCGCTGGGCTCGCTGGACGAGGCCCGGCCGCGGTACGACAAGGCCGAGGCCTGGATCAACACGCACGTTCCCGCCGACCAGCGGACCATCGTGCGGGACGAGCCGGACGTCGAACTCCTGAAGTCCCTCGACGAGGCGTCCGCGCAGTCCCTGCGCCTGCTGCTCGACGGGCTCGCCGAGCACTGGTCGCTCGACGGGCTGACCCATCTCGTCTACGGCGTGCCCAAGGTGCAGGCAGGGTTCTCCGCGGACGCGACGCCCAAGGAGCTGCCGCCGGAGATCAAGACCGCACAGCGGACGTTCTTCGCGCTGCTCTACCACCTGCTGGTGGGCCGTGACACCGGTCCCCGGCTGCCCACCCTGCTGCTGGCCGTGGGCCAGGAGCGGGTGCGGACCCTGCTCGGGGCGTAA
- a CDS encoding winged helix-turn-helix transcriptional regulator, with the protein MPTLTAAQRREQARVEYDAFIRGCPTNQLLDRLSDKWVSLVVSALSTGPMRYSDLTRKIAGVSPKMLTQTLRSLERDGILVRTVTPSVPVRVDYELTPLGHSLAVLLTAVKDWAETHIEEVHQARERYDTTD; encoded by the coding sequence ATGCCGACCCTGACCGCGGCCCAGCGGCGCGAGCAGGCCCGTGTCGAGTACGACGCGTTCATCCGCGGCTGCCCGACCAACCAGCTCCTGGACCGCCTCAGCGACAAGTGGGTCAGCCTCGTCGTCTCGGCCCTCTCCACCGGCCCGATGCGCTACAGCGACCTCACCCGCAAGATCGCCGGCGTCAGCCCCAAGATGCTCACGCAGACCCTGCGCTCACTGGAACGCGACGGCATCCTCGTCCGCACGGTCACCCCGTCCGTCCCCGTCCGCGTCGACTACGAACTCACCCCGCTCGGCCACAGCCTGGCCGTACTCCTGACCGCGGTGAAGGACTGGGCGGAGACCCACATCGAAGAGGTCCACCAGGCCCGCGAGCGCTACGACACCACGGACTGA
- a CDS encoding ester cyclase, whose product MGGAREVMDRLTEALTAHPDVKAIGELYAEDAVAYTPDEGEIHGRDNIVEYWRHMTDAVPDAMFETLYACEVGDTAIDEGVFSGRNTGPIVLPSGESLPATQKEIRIRGVDLATVRDGRIVSYRLYFDQMEFLGQLGLLPEDAG is encoded by the coding sequence ATGGGTGGAGCGCGAGAGGTCATGGATCGGCTTACCGAGGCGCTGACTGCGCATCCGGATGTCAAGGCGATCGGGGAGCTGTACGCGGAGGACGCGGTCGCGTACACGCCGGACGAGGGGGAGATCCACGGGCGGGACAACATCGTCGAGTACTGGCGGCACATGACGGACGCGGTGCCGGATGCGATGTTCGAGACGTTGTACGCCTGTGAGGTCGGCGACACGGCCATCGATGAAGGGGTCTTCAGCGGGCGGAACACGGGTCCGATCGTGCTGCCTTCCGGGGAGTCGCTTCCCGCGACGCAGAAGGAGATCAGGATTCGCGGGGTGGATCTCGCGACCGTGCGGGACGGCCGGATCGTCAGTTACCGGCTCTACTTCGACCAGATGGAGTTCCTGGGGCAGCTGGGGCTGCTGCCCGAAGACGCCGGGTGA
- a CDS encoding YnfA family protein, with amino-acid sequence MLVLRSAALFVVAALFEIGGAWLVWQGVRENRGWLWMAGGVLALGAYGFVATFQPDAHFGRILAAYGGIFVAGSILWGAVADGYRPDRWDITGALVCLAGMAVIMWAPRGN; translated from the coding sequence ATGCTCGTCCTGCGCTCGGCCGCCCTCTTCGTCGTCGCCGCCCTCTTCGAGATCGGCGGTGCCTGGCTGGTCTGGCAGGGCGTACGGGAGAACCGGGGCTGGCTGTGGATGGCCGGCGGCGTGCTGGCCCTCGGTGCCTACGGTTTCGTCGCCACCTTCCAGCCCGACGCCCACTTCGGCCGCATCCTCGCCGCGTACGGCGGGATCTTCGTCGCCGGTTCGATCCTGTGGGGCGCCGTCGCGGACGGCTACCGCCCCGACCGCTGGGACATCACGGGCGCGCTGGTCTGCCTCGCGGGCATGGCGGTGATCATGTGGGCGCCGCGGGGCAACTGA
- a CDS encoding MarR family winged helix-turn-helix transcriptional regulator, translating into MVQVEGGAARERLLEELGTVSRRYMASYALFNQAFADHLGLHPTDLQCLNLLALEGGPVTTGRVAELTGLTTGSATRLVDRLERAGYAVRERDVADRRRVLVATVPEKLAELTRVWDRLGGGYNVLFDDLGDGQLALIIEHMRRTTRFSAEQVERLRSGDV; encoded by the coding sequence ATGGTGCAGGTGGAGGGCGGCGCGGCGCGAGAGCGGTTGCTCGAGGAGTTGGGGACCGTTTCTCGGCGGTACATGGCCTCTTACGCTCTCTTCAACCAGGCCTTCGCCGATCATCTGGGGCTGCATCCGACCGATCTGCAGTGCCTGAATCTGCTTGCCCTGGAAGGCGGGCCGGTGACCACCGGGCGGGTCGCCGAGCTGACGGGGCTGACCACCGGGTCGGCCACGCGGCTGGTGGACCGGCTGGAGCGGGCCGGGTACGCGGTACGGGAGCGGGACGTGGCGGACCGGCGGCGGGTGCTGGTGGCCACCGTGCCGGAGAAGCTCGCCGAACTGACGCGGGTGTGGGACCGGCTGGGGGGCGGATACAACGTCCTCTTCGACGACCTCGGTGACGGTCAACTCGCCCTGATCATCGAGCACATGCGGCGTACGACGCGGTTCAGCGCCGAGCAGGTCGAGCGGCTGCGCTCCGGGGACGTCTAG
- a CDS encoding SDR family NAD(P)-dependent oxidoreductase produces the protein MATAAPSAASRIAVVTGASSGIGAATARQLAAAGYRVVLTARRKDRIEALEAEINASGGQATAYQLDVTDRAAVDEFASAFRTIGVLVNNAGGALGADPVATGDPADWRSMYETNVLGTLNVTQALLPKLVASGDGTVVVVSSTAGHGTYEGGAGYVAAKHGAHVLAETLRLEIVGQPVRVIEIAPGMVKTDEFAVTRFGGDKEKAEKVYEGVAEPLTADDVAETITWAVTRPHHVNVDLLVLRPRAQASNTKVHREL, from the coding sequence ATGGCCACCGCCGCCCCGTCCGCCGCCTCCCGCATCGCCGTCGTCACCGGTGCGAGCAGCGGAATCGGCGCCGCCACGGCCCGACAGCTCGCCGCCGCGGGGTACCGCGTCGTCCTGACCGCCCGCCGCAAGGACCGCATCGAGGCGCTGGAGGCGGAGATCAACGCGTCCGGCGGCCAGGCGACGGCGTACCAGCTGGACGTCACGGACCGCGCCGCGGTCGACGAGTTCGCGTCGGCCTTCCGGACGATCGGTGTCCTGGTCAACAACGCCGGCGGCGCGCTCGGCGCCGACCCGGTCGCGACCGGCGACCCGGCCGACTGGCGTTCGATGTACGAGACGAACGTCCTCGGCACCCTGAACGTCACCCAGGCCCTCCTGCCCAAGCTGGTCGCGAGCGGCGACGGCACGGTGGTCGTCGTCTCCTCCACCGCGGGCCACGGCACCTACGAGGGCGGCGCCGGTTACGTCGCCGCCAAGCACGGCGCCCACGTCCTCGCCGAGACCCTCCGTCTGGAGATCGTCGGCCAGCCGGTCCGCGTCATCGAGATCGCGCCCGGCATGGTGAAGACGGACGAGTTCGCCGTGACCCGCTTCGGCGGCGACAAGGAGAAGGCGGAGAAGGTCTACGAGGGTGTCGCCGAGCCCCTGACGGCCGACGACGTCGCGGAGACGATCACCTGGGCCGTCACCCGCCCCCACCACGTCAACGTCGACCTCCTGGTCCTGCGCCCCCGCGCACAGGCGTCGAACACGAAGGTTCACAGGGAGCTGTAG
- a CDS encoding DUF2637 domain-containing protein has product MAAPVQLTRTHRVLIGVVVFGAVIIAGIGFAGSYAAVRELALQKGFGNFSYVFPIGIDAGICVLLALDLLLTWIRIPFPLLRQTAWLLTAATIAFNGAAAWPDPLGVGMHAVIPILFVVSVEAARHAIGRIADITADKHMEGVRLTRWLLSPLPTFLLWRRMKLWELRSYEQVIKLEQERLVYQARLRSRFGRAWRRKAPVESLMPLRLARYGVPLAETAPAGLAAAGIEPALLPPAPAPVPVPVPTPQVEAPVQQRAVEAAPVPQQAVAPVEEQYEQVPEESPWFAPPQQIEYQGDYDPAYDPDQYAQWYAEQQQAEQYQQQQRPVHEEPSSEETGSFPIPVGPSRTRELGEGGGSPEPDEESYYQVFKKSISGSGYPTPREFSENVEAEFSLMLPPDESKRMVNRFTNRYNAELEEDHIA; this is encoded by the coding sequence GTGGCCGCACCAGTGCAGTTGACCCGGACGCACCGCGTTCTCATCGGCGTCGTCGTGTTCGGCGCCGTGATCATCGCAGGTATCGGCTTCGCGGGGTCGTACGCGGCCGTCCGTGAACTCGCCCTCCAAAAGGGCTTCGGGAACTTCAGTTACGTCTTCCCGATCGGCATCGACGCGGGCATCTGTGTCCTGCTGGCCCTGGATCTCCTCCTGACGTGGATCCGCATCCCGTTCCCGCTGCTGCGCCAGACGGCGTGGCTCCTGACGGCGGCGACGATCGCCTTCAACGGTGCGGCCGCGTGGCCGGATCCGCTCGGCGTGGGCATGCACGCGGTGATCCCGATCCTGTTCGTGGTCTCGGTCGAGGCCGCGCGGCACGCGATCGGCCGGATCGCCGACATCACGGCAGACAAGCACATGGAGGGTGTCCGGCTCACGCGCTGGCTGCTCTCCCCGCTGCCCACGTTCCTGCTGTGGCGGCGCATGAAGCTGTGGGAGCTGCGCTCCTACGAGCAGGTGATCAAGCTGGAGCAGGAGCGGCTGGTCTATCAGGCGCGGCTGAGGTCCCGCTTCGGCCGTGCCTGGCGGCGGAAGGCTCCGGTGGAGTCCCTGATGCCGCTGAGGCTCGCGCGGTACGGGGTGCCGCTGGCGGAGACGGCTCCGGCGGGCCTGGCGGCGGCGGGCATCGAGCCCGCGCTGCTGCCTCCGGCGCCGGCGCCGGTACCGGTGCCGGTGCCGACGCCGCAGGTCGAGGCGCCGGTGCAGCAGCGGGCCGTGGAGGCCGCGCCCGTCCCGCAGCAGGCGGTGGCTCCGGTCGAGGAGCAGTACGAGCAGGTGCCGGAGGAGAGCCCCTGGTTCGCTCCGCCCCAGCAGATCGAGTACCAGGGCGACTACGACCCGGCGTACGACCCGGACCAGTACGCCCAGTGGTACGCGGAGCAGCAGCAGGCCGAGCAGTACCAGCAACAGCAGCGGCCGGTCCACGAGGAGCCCTCTTCGGAGGAGACCGGCAGCTTCCCCATCCCGGTGGGCCCCAGCCGCACGCGGGAGCTCGGTGAGGGCGGCGGCAGTCCGGAGCCGGACGAGGAGTCGTACTACCAGGTCTTCAAGAAGTCGATAAGCGGCAGTGGCTATCCGACCCCGCGCGAGTTCAGCGAGAACGTCGAGGCGGAGTTCAGCCTCATGCTTCCGCCGGACGAGTCCAAGCGCATGGTCAACCGCTTCACGAACCGCTACAACGCGGAACTGGAAGAGGACCACATCGCGTAA
- a CDS encoding RtcB family protein has product MSYVEMPGAKVPIRMWADPASVEDVALQQLRNVATLPWIKGLAVMPDVHYGKGATVGSVIAMQGAVCPAAVGVDIGCGMSAVKTSLTANDLPGDLSRLRSKIEQAIPVGRGMHDSAVEPGRFHGLATAGWEEFWGRFDGVAEAVKFRRERAGLQMGTLGAGNHFCEVCVDMSGSVWLMLHSGSRNIGKELAEHHIGIAQKLPHNQGLIDRDLAVFIAQTPQMAAYRNDLFWAQEYAKYNRTIMMALLKDVIRKEFKKAKPAFEAEISAHHNYVSEERYDGMDLLVTRKGAIRAGSGEYGIIPGSMGTGSYIVKGLGNEKAFNSASHGAGRRMSRNAAKRRFSTKDLEEQTRGVECRKDSGVVDEIPGAYKSIDQVIDQQRDLVEVVAKLKQVVCVKG; this is encoded by the coding sequence ATGTCGTACGTGGAGATGCCGGGCGCGAAGGTACCGATCCGCATGTGGGCCGACCCGGCGTCGGTCGAGGACGTGGCGCTCCAGCAGCTGCGCAACGTCGCGACCCTGCCGTGGATCAAGGGCCTGGCCGTGATGCCGGACGTGCACTACGGGAAGGGGGCGACGGTCGGGTCGGTCATCGCCATGCAGGGGGCCGTTTGTCCTGCGGCGGTGGGGGTGGACATCGGGTGCGGGATGTCGGCCGTCAAGACGTCTCTGACCGCCAATGATCTGCCGGGGGACCTTTCCCGGCTGCGGTCGAAGATCGAGCAGGCCATTCCGGTGGGGCGGGGGATGCATGACTCCGCCGTTGAGCCTGGGCGGTTCCATGGGCTTGCGACTGCGGGGTGGGAGGAGTTCTGGGGGCGGTTCGATGGGGTCGCCGAGGCGGTGAAGTTCCGGCGGGAGCGGGCCGGTTTGCAGATGGGGACGCTCGGAGCCGGGAATCACTTCTGTGAAGTTTGCGTAGATATGTCCGGTTCGGTGTGGCTCATGCTCCACTCCGGCTCCCGGAACATCGGCAAGGAACTCGCTGAGCACCACATCGGCATTGCTCAGAAGCTCCCGCACAACCAGGGCCTGATCGACCGTGACCTCGCCGTCTTCATCGCGCAGACCCCGCAGATGGCGGCGTACCGCAACGATCTGTTCTGGGCGCAGGAGTACGCGAAGTACAACCGCACGATCATGATGGCGCTCCTCAAGGACGTGATCCGCAAGGAGTTCAAGAAGGCGAAGCCGGCCTTCGAGGCGGAGATCAGCGCGCACCACAACTACGTCTCGGAAGAGCGGTATGACGGGATGGACCTGCTCGTGACCCGCAAGGGCGCGATCCGGGCCGGTTCCGGCGAGTACGGCATCATCCCGGGCTCCATGGGCACGGGGTCGTACATCGTGAAGGGTCTCGGCAACGAGAAGGCCTTCAACTCGGCCTCGCACGGCGCCGGTCGGCGTATGAGCCGCAACGCCGCCAAGCGGCGCTTCTCGACGAAGGACCTGGAGGAGCAGACGCGGGGCGTGGAGTGCCGTAAGGACTCCGGCGTCGTGGACGAGATTCCGGGCGCGTACAAGTCGATCGACCAGGTCATCGACCAGCAGCGGGACCTGGTGGAGGTCGTCGCGAAGCTGAAGCAGGTCGTCTGCGTGAAGGGCTGA
- a CDS encoding DUF3558 domain-containing protein: MQRKAYVPGAAALLVALLAGCTSGSDDGGITDDANPGDAGTASAAAEPGRYRTLPEPCAAVGQSTLDALLPGIPQITDETQREKAYEGEPTVTFDTDRKVGCRWKVESTDATDRLLVDLERVVSYDAASDDSEAEGVFAEKREDADLPEPTDSESSTSDVSSDVSATPSSSSSSSPSSSSSPSSSSTSPSATPSDLQPRLLDDVGDEAFLDDELSSSGSTARQRTVTVAFRTSNVIVTIVYEEQSATVGVVPDSEEMQDRAREVASRLADALAG, from the coding sequence GTGCAGCGGAAGGCCTATGTACCCGGCGCCGCGGCGCTCCTCGTGGCATTGCTGGCCGGCTGCACCAGCGGCTCGGACGACGGCGGCATCACGGACGACGCCAACCCCGGCGACGCCGGCACCGCGTCGGCCGCCGCCGAACCCGGCCGCTACCGCACTCTCCCGGAGCCCTGCGCCGCGGTCGGCCAGAGCACGCTCGACGCGCTCCTGCCCGGCATCCCGCAGATCACGGACGAGACGCAGCGCGAGAAGGCGTACGAGGGGGAGCCGACGGTCACGTTCGACACGGACCGCAAGGTCGGCTGCCGTTGGAAGGTGGAGTCGACGGACGCGACGGACCGTCTGCTCGTCGATCTGGAGCGGGTGGTGTCGTACGACGCCGCGAGCGACGACAGTGAGGCGGAGGGGGTGTTCGCGGAGAAGCGGGAGGACGCCGACCTCCCGGAGCCCACGGACTCCGAGTCGAGCACGTCCGACGTGAGTTCCGACGTGAGCGCCACCCCGAGTTCGTCCTCTTCCTCCTCGCCCTCTTCCTCGTCTTCCCCCTCTTCCTCCAGCACTTCTCCGAGCGCCACTCCGAGCGATCTGCAGCCCCGGCTGCTCGACGATGTCGGCGACGAGGCGTTCCTGGACGACGAGCTCAGCAGCTCGGGTTCGACGGCTCGGCAGCGCACGGTGACTGTGGCGTTCCGCACGTCCAACGTGATCGTGACGATCGTGTACGAGGAGCAGTCGGCGACGGTCGGTGTGGTGCCGGACAGTGAGGAAATGCAGGACAGGGCACGGGAAGTGGCCTCCCGGCTGGCCGACGCGCTCGCGGGTTGA